Proteins encoded together in one Gaiella occulta window:
- a CDS encoding GAF domain-containing sensor histidine kinase, protein METKAVRGLGHVDGGRSRTVRRSLTPLVDDVRAQLGLDVALVLYQSPLSAGAYVLAASADDDTRLPLPNEPLRVQGALASRQTRSRFDVTLESAIRNYTLHLSAALILPWDQDAGRGWLIAGMHASRQEGKALDQELLSRFSSQISRAHRLAGLEGATRLRQDVQRALRTMSVAQLDSPTVPEALQTIVTVARTLLGTASSYVSMPGADGSDADGSDFVFTNFVNIRTSPFRRLRMGPGAGLGGLARETLRAVRSLNYAEDPRLRQAPVEETLGEGLHSAMCAPLVAADGSLLGLLYVANREITPFTESDASLLDEFAEFASLSLRQAEAEQHRMAVVRRLEQERLAFELHDSLVRDLMEIGFIAEAGLAVATDSPVRNQLEAIGRTAELCLEKVREEITRMANDGGLAESSSVGEVIEQLRYGHGLRDIERSFVVTGAVRSALPAAVASALVSIGQEAIANSERHSNASQVEVALEVSDDAATIRISDNGYGISSDVLEASMSQDSRHFGLRQMRSIARRMGGSFVIVRYDGGLSIQARLPLSHREPE, encoded by the coding sequence ATGGAAACGAAGGCTGTGAGAGGCCTGGGCCACGTCGACGGAGGTCGATCGCGCACCGTGCGTAGGAGCCTGACGCCCCTGGTCGATGATGTGCGCGCACAGCTCGGGCTCGATGTTGCGCTCGTCCTCTACCAGAGCCCATTGTCGGCCGGCGCGTACGTGCTCGCCGCGAGCGCAGACGACGACACGCGCCTTCCATTGCCGAACGAGCCGTTGCGAGTGCAGGGTGCGCTCGCATCACGCCAGACGAGGTCGCGCTTCGACGTCACCCTGGAGTCGGCGATCCGCAACTACACGCTTCACCTCTCAGCGGCCCTGATTCTGCCCTGGGACCAGGACGCCGGGCGCGGTTGGCTGATCGCGGGGATGCACGCATCCAGACAGGAAGGCAAGGCGCTCGATCAGGAGCTCCTCTCACGCTTCTCGTCGCAGATTAGCCGCGCGCACCGCCTTGCAGGCCTCGAGGGCGCGACCCGACTGCGGCAGGACGTCCAGAGGGCCTTGCGGACGATGTCCGTGGCACAGCTTGATTCGCCGACCGTGCCTGAGGCCCTCCAGACGATCGTCACTGTGGCCCGCACGCTCCTTGGGACGGCGTCCTCGTACGTCTCGATGCCAGGCGCAGACGGCAGCGACGCAGACGGCAGCGACTTCGTCTTCACCAACTTCGTGAACATCCGAACGAGTCCCTTCCGTCGCCTGCGAATGGGTCCTGGTGCCGGCCTCGGTGGCCTCGCCCGAGAGACGCTGCGCGCTGTTCGGAGCCTGAACTATGCTGAGGACCCGCGGCTGCGCCAGGCCCCGGTTGAGGAGACTCTGGGAGAGGGGCTCCATTCGGCCATGTGCGCGCCACTCGTCGCTGCCGACGGGAGCCTGCTCGGGCTCCTCTACGTGGCTAATCGGGAAATCACGCCGTTCACGGAGAGCGATGCGTCGCTGCTGGATGAATTTGCCGAGTTCGCATCACTCTCGCTCCGGCAGGCCGAAGCCGAGCAGCACCGGATGGCGGTAGTGCGGCGGCTTGAGCAGGAGCGTCTCGCGTTCGAGCTCCACGACTCCCTTGTCCGTGACCTCATGGAGATAGGGTTCATCGCCGAGGCCGGCCTCGCGGTGGCGACCGACTCGCCGGTGCGAAACCAATTGGAGGCGATCGGTCGTACCGCGGAGCTTTGCCTCGAGAAGGTCCGCGAGGAGATCACGCGGATGGCGAATGACGGTGGGCTCGCCGAGAGCTCCTCGGTCGGCGAAGTCATCGAGCAGCTGCGGTACGGGCACGGCCTGAGAGACATCGAGCGGTCGTTCGTCGTGACCGGTGCTGTTCGGTCGGCACTACCTGCAGCCGTCGCGAGCGCCCTTGTGAGCATCGGCCAAGAGGCCATCGCGAACTCGGAGCGGCATTCCAATGCGTCGCAGGTCGAGGTCGCGCTCGAAGTCAGCGACGACGCGGCAACGATCCGCATCTCCGACAACGGCTACGGCATAAGCAGCGACGTGCTCGAAGCAAGCATGAGTCAGGACTCGAGGCACTTCGGCCTACGCCAGATGCGGAGCATCGCACGGCGGATGGGAGGGTCTTTCGTGATCGTTCGCTACGACGGGGGCCTCTCGATTCAGGCCCGCCTTCCCCTCAGCCACCGAGAGCCCGAATGA